The Montipora capricornis isolate CH-2021 chromosome 3, ASM3666992v2, whole genome shotgun sequence genome includes the window TAAAATACTGATGCAGGGAGCTTGGATGATGAGGGAGGGATGATGGATGGGACGAAGAGTTGCCAGATCGCTTTAAAACGGAATGGAAAAGATGGTTTGAAGAAATAGGAGAGGTTGGTACAGTACGTGTTCCACAATGTCTGAAGGAAGACAAGCAACTTCTACTGTAAGCACAAGGTTTGTTGCAGCAAAGTCACGATTGGCGCCACTGAAAGCCATGAGAATTCCGCGATTAGAGTTAATGGGAGCACTGACTGGTCTCCGACTGACATTGAAGATATGTAGAGCACTGGAGTTTCCCATGATGAAGGCCAAATTTTGGGTGGATAGCGTAAATGTCCGGTTTTGGGTACAAGAACAGAGTCGAAATTTGAAACCGTTTATATCCCACCGGATTGGAGAAATTCACGATGAGAGCTGCCCAGATCAATGGCGATATGTTCCAACGAAACTCAACCCTGTGGACCATGGAACTCGAGAAGTTTTAGTTCAAAATGTAATTAAAGATGACCCATTTCTAAAGAGGGGAGAAAATGAGTCGCCAGAGAGAAAATTTGTAAAAGCCCCAGAAGCTTATAAGGAAGTTAAATCAGACAATCGAGAGCATCCTTGTCCCTCCTACCATACTTTTTAACATATTTGGCAACAAAATGTTCACTTAGCTGGGCGCTATTCTTGTTCCAATCTCAGTAATTTGTCGAGACAATGTACCTCTGCCATGCCAACAATGATGATGACCTTCAAATGGGGTTCAATGGTGCTTGTTTTGACACTGTCACTGGCTCTCTGGACAGGCAATCTGGATGGGAGCTTTTCCAATATAATTATAAGATTAACAATGTAGGATGTATCAGCGTGAATTCATCGTCTCCTTGATGTCGAGATCAGGACAGGTTTGGCATACCATCATCATCCTCGCAAAGGGACCAGACTTCCCGCAACTCGATCACGTTCTCCTTTGTCACTACTGTCAACTTCTTTGCATTAGTCTTCTTTCC containing:
- the LOC138040328 gene encoding uncharacterized protein, with the translated sequence MSEGRQATSTVSTRFVAAKSRLAPLKAMRIPRLELMGALTGLRLTLKICRALEFPMMKAKFWVDSVNVRFWVQEQSRNLKPFISHRIGEIHDESCPDQWRYVPTKLNPVDHGTREVLVQNVIKDDPFLKRGENESPERKFVKAPEAYKEVKSDNREHPCPSYHTF